Genomic segment of Sphingopyxis lindanitolerans:
CCGAGCAGCGCGCGAAGCAGGTCGCGATCGGCATCGGCAAGCGCGATGCGCGGCTGGCCGCGCGCGTCGAAGCGCCGCCGGTCGGCGATCTGGAGCGCCAGATAGGCGCGGTCGACCTTCGGCGGCACGTCGCCCGTGGCCGCCACCGCCTCGGGGTCCGCGGCTTCCTCGGGCGCCGCCGCGGGCGGCATCGTCCGCATCGCCGAATGCTCGCGCCAGCGATGCTCCTCGGCGCGCGCATAGCAGGCCGCCGCCAGCCGCGCCGCGGTCGGCAGTCCGCCGTCGAGCCAGTCGTGCCACAGCAATGCGACGTCGATCTCGTCCCCCGGCGCGCGCGCGGCATCGGCGACCAGCCGCCGCGCGATGCCCAGCGACAGCGCGCGCTGCTCCTCGGTCAGCCGGCCGGCCATCGGCGCCGCCAGGAAACCGGCAAGTTCGCGCAGGCGCGCCGACAGCGTCGGCGACGGCAGTTCGATGCCGGGCGAGGAAAGGGATTCGGCCATGCACGCCCGCGATAGCAGCCTGTCGTTAATAGGCGTTAAACCTTGAAGCGCTTTGTTTCGGAGCGCTTTCCGGAAAGCTACCGAGCCTCCGGCCGCCGCGCGAGGCGGAGCCAGATCATGATCTGGAACAGCGCCAGCAGCGGCAGCACCGCGAACATCAACGTCGCGAAGTCGAACAGCAAGGCCGGAACCAGCATCATCCATGCCTGATCGGCGTCGGGAAGCAGCCAGTGGAAGCGGCGCTTTTCGCCCGAATCCTCATAAAGCCAGCGCGCAAGCAGGATCGTCGCCGCCAGGCAGGGCGCGAGCGCGGCCTCGGAGAAGCGCGGCATCAGATGGTCGGGCCCGCCGAGCGACAGCAGCCACGGAAAAAGCGCCAGCAGCAGCCAGCCGAAGCTGCGGATGACGTGGCGCGTCCGGTCCTGCGCCGCGCTTTCGGCACGAAAGGCGGAAAGGAAGCGCATCGCGGCGAGCCCCAAACCGCCAAACACCGCGACGATCGCCCCCGCCGCGGCCAGGCCATCAGCGGCGAGAAGCGCCACACAGACCCACAAAAGCGCCGTGATATAAGGAAGATAGCGCGCAGTCTTGGGAGAGCGGACGAGCAAGGGTCCGACCAGCCGCACCAGCGGCATCATGATCGCCGAACGGCCGAGCCCCATGCCGCCATATTCGACCTGTTGCAGGCTCGATTGTTCGATCAGCGCCGCGGCCCTGCGGTCGGCGACGATCGCAATCTCGCCCTGTTCGAACAGCGCCGGTTCGCAATAGAGCCGCCGCGCGCCCGCCTGCACCGCCATGCGGAGCAAGGTCAGCATCATGTCCCATTCGCCGGGCATCGCCGCCAGTTCGGCCGCCATCGGCTGCGAGATCGACGCCAGCCCGCCCCAGCGCCGCGTCGCGTCGATCCGCTCGAACCCTTGCGTCAGCACGGTATCGCCGGTGACGAGGATCGCGGGCGATCCGGGCTTGGCGATCGCCGCATAATGCGTGCCCCCGGCGCGCAGGCCATCGGCGACGAGGAGGATGCGGTCGTCGCTCTCGACCAGCGCGACCAGGTCGGCGGCGGCGCGCACCGGCGTCACTTTCAGCCCGCGGCGGCGGATGCGGTCGCAAACGCTCAGCAGTTCGGCGGGCACCGCCGCGACCGCGACCGCGATATGGATCACACCGACATCGGCGAGCCGCGCCGCCTGCCGCTCGATCAACGTCTCGCCCGCCACCGACACGAGCGCGCGCAGCGACCCGTCGGGCAAGTTTTCGCTCGCGCCGACAAGCGCGATCAGGGCCACCGGCGCCCCCCAGGCAGGCAGTTGGTCATCATCGGCCAGCTTTACGGGCGGAGGCGCGATTGGCAAGCGGCTTGTCGCGCGTCATGACGCCATGCAAAGGCACGCAAAGTCACCGGCTTTCAGCCTGCTCCATCCCTTGCGTGTTCGTCATGCTGAACTCGTTTCAGCATCCATGGCCCGGCCCCTCCTTCTGCGCCGCGCGGGTTTCGAGAGTGGGCCATGGACCCTGAAACAAGTTCAGGGTGACGAAGCCCGGAGAGCCGGGGGCTCAACCCGACGTCTTCCGTCAAAAATTCTGCCCGAAACGCCCCGAATCGCTGGCCTTTAGACCCGCCATCGGCTAGGCAAAACCCATCTCCCGATAAGCAGAAAAAAGGCCGGGCTTTGACCGAAGAAAATCCGCAATTGCCGCCGCCCACCGACGGCGTTTCGCCGATCAACATCGTCGATGAAATGAAGACCAGCTACCTCGATTACGCGATGAGCGTGATCGTCAGCCGCGCGCTGCCCGACGTGCGCGACGGCCTGAAACCCGTCCATCGCCGCATCCTCTATTCGGCGTTCGAGAGCGGCTATGTCGCCGGCCGGCCGTATCGCAAGTCGGCGCGCATCGTCGGCGACGTAATGGGTAAATATCACCCGCACGGCGACAGTTCGATCTATGACGCGCTCGCCCGCATGACGCAGGACTGGTCGATGAGCGTCCCGCTCGTCGACGGCCAGGGCAATTTCGGCTCGATGGACCCCGATCCGCCGGCGGCGATGCGCTACACCGAATCGCGCCTCGCCAAGGTCGCGAACACGTTGCTCGGCGACCTCGACAAGGACACCGTCGATTTCCAGCCCAATTACGACGGCTCGGAGTCCGAACCGACCGTCCTCCCCGCGCGCTATCCCAATCTGCTCGTCAACGGCGCGGGCGGGATCGCGGTCGGAATGGCGACGAACATCCCGCCGCATAACCTCGGCGAAGTGATCAACGCGACGCTCGCGACGATCGACAATCCCGCCATCACGCTCGACGAGTTGATGGCGATCATTCCTGGGCCCGATTTCCCGACCGGTGCGATGATGCTGGGCCAGGGCGGCGCGCGCCTCGCCTACGCCACGGGCCGCGGCTCGATCATGATGCGGTCGACCTATGTCATCGAGGAAAGCCGCGGCGACCGCCAGTCGATCGTCCTCACCGCGATCCCGTTCCAGGTCGGCAAATCGGGTCTCGTCGAAAAAATCGCCGAAGCTGCGCGCGACAAGCGGATCGAAGGCGTCGCCGACATCCGTGACGAATCGAACCGCGAGGGCGTCCGCGTCGTCATCGAGCTAAAGCGCGATGCGACGGCCGAAGTGGTTCTCAACCAGCTCTGGCGCCACACCCCGGCGCAATCCTCCTTCCCCGCCAACATGCTGGCGATCCGCGGCGGCCGCCCCGAAATGATGGGGCTGAAGACGATCCTCGAGGCGTTCATCACCTTCCGCGAGGAGGTGATCACCCGCCGCTGCAAGTTCGAGCTTGGAAAGGCGCGCGATCGCGCCCACATCTTGCTCGGCCTCGTCGTCGCGGTCAGCAACCTCGACGAAGTCGTCCGCATCATCCGCGGTTCGGCCAGCCCCGCGCTGGCCCGCGATGCGTTGCTGGCGCGCGAATGGCCGATCGGCGACATCGCGCCCTATATCCGCCTCGTCGAAGCGATCGAGGGAGAGGTCGACGACAGCGCCACCTATCGCCTGTCCGAAGTCCAGGTGAAGGCGATCCTCGACCTGCGTCTGCATCGTCTGACCGCGCTCGGCCGTGACGAAATCGGCAAGGAACTCAAAGAACTGGCGGACGAGATTGAGGAGCTTTTGAGTATCCTCGCCAACCGCGACAAACTCGTTGCCGTCATGTGCGAAGAGTTGATCGCGGTCCGCGACGAATTTGCCAAACCGCGCCGGACGCAGCTCGCGCCCGCCGCCGACGGCATCGACGACGAGGATCTGATCGAGCGCGAGGAGATGGTCGTCACCGTCACCCTCGACGGCTATATCAAGCGCACCCCGCTCGACACCTTCCGCGCCCAGCGCCGCGGCGGCAAGGGCCGCGCCGGCATGGCGACGAAGGACGAGGATGTCGTCACCGAACTCTTCGTCACCTCGACCCACACGCCGGTGCTCTTCTTCTCGACTATGGGCAAGGTCTACCGCATGAAGGTGTGGCGCCTGCCCGAGGGCGGGCCCGCGACGCGCGGCCGTCCGATGATCAACCTGCTGCCGCTGGCGCAGGGCGAAACCATCTCGACCGTGCTGCCGCTGCCCGAGGACGAGGGCGAATGGGGCAAGCTGCACGTCATGTTCGCAACCGCCAAGGGCCATGTGCGTCGTAACAGCATGGACGCCTTCACCAACGTGCCCTCGAACGGCAAGATCGCCATGAAGTTCGAAGGCGAGGATGAGGACGACCGGCTGATCGGCGTCGCCCTGCTCGGCGAAAACGACGATGTGCTGCTCGCGACGCGCCAGGGCAAGGCGATCCGCTTTGCGGGCGACGATGTCCGCGAATTCCAGAGCCGCAATTCAACCGGCGTCCGCGGCATGCGGCTCGCCAGCGGCGACGAAGTGATTTCGCTGTCGATCGTCCATCGCGGCGGGATGCGCGACCAGGACGAGCGCGAGGATTATCTGCGCTTCGCCCCGTGGAAGGCTGAAAAGGAAGGCACGCCAGCGATGGACGCCGACCGCTTTGCCGAGCTTGCGGGCCGCGAACAATTCATCCTGACCGTCTGCGCCAACGGCTATGGCAAGCTGTCGTCGGCCTATGAATATCGCCGCACCGGCCGCGGCGGCCAGGGGATCACCAACATCGACAATATCGCCCGCAACGGGTTGGTGGTCGCCAGCTTCCCCGCGACGCAGGCGCACCAGTTGATGCTGGTCACCGACCAGGCGAAGCTCATCCGCATGGGCCTCGACAGCTTGCGCGTCATCGGCCGCGGCTCGGCGGGCGTGCGCCTGTTCGACGTCGCCAATAATGAGCATGTCGTCTCGGCGGCGCTGATCGAGGACAGCGACGAGGAAGAGGGTGAAGACGGCGACGGCACGGCCGAAACCCCGGCGACGGAGGCTCCTTCGGAATGACCGCCGCGACGGCCTTCAAGGTGCTGACGCACCAGCAATGGGCCGATTTCGAGCGCGAGCGCGTATTCCGCGGCGCCCCGGTCGATATCGCCGACGGCTATATCCACCTGTCGACCGCCGAGCAGCTCGAAGCCACGCTGGCAAAGCATTTCGCCGGACAAGGCGACCTGATGATCGCCGAAATCGACCTCGCCCAGTTCGGCGACGCGGTGCGGTGGGAGGAAGCCCGCGAAGGCGCGCTCTTCCCCCACCTCTACGCCGAGCTGCCGATGCACGCGGTGGTGGGACTGCGAAAGCGGGATTGACGGCTGGCGGCATAGAGACGTTACCAGAGGACGGGTTTCGCCACCATCAACCAGAACACTGCCATCAGCCCCAGAAATGCGGGCCAGCCCAGCGCGAACCAGAGCCGCATGGCGCGGTGATAGTCCTGGTCGAGCAGTGTGCCGTTTTCGGCGGCGGTTTGCGCGAGGCGCTGCGTCTTGATCTGGAGCCATACCACCGGCACCCAGCAGAGAAATGCGATCGCATAGAGCGCATAAGCCGCCACCAGCCACGATTCGAACAGAGAAAAGCCTGCAAGATGGACTAATACGACCCCGCTGACGGGCTGCAGGATTCCGCTTGTTCCCGTGAATATCCAATCTGCTCTGACCACCATCCTGCCGACGCGCGAAATCAGCGCGGGGTCGCCGGTGAGATGGGCATTCCAGAAATACCAGGCGGTGCCTGCGCCGAAGCCGAATAATACGGTGCTGCTGACGATGTGCAGCCATTTCCAAAGCAGATAGGGGTCCATCAACGCTTGTCCCCGATCACGCCGTAAATGGCGATGGCCACCATGATCGGCAGGTTTTTGATCAGCGAACCCAGCGGATCAAGCCATTGTAGCGGCAACGCAAGGCCGATAACGACAGTATAGCCAAGCACTACGGCCAATTGCACGCGCGCTGTCCGCATGGCCGAACGCGCGAGCAGCAGATGCGCGGCGATCGCGATATCCAACAGGCTGCTGCCGATCCGTAGAGGATCCGCCCAAGCCGAAGACAATCCGATGCCATCGGCAAAGGCCTTCGCCTGCTCCGCTCCATGTCTCAGCCCCATCCAGGCCGAAATCAGCCACATGAGAAGGAGCGCGGCCTTGAGTACGGGAACGAGAAAGAACAGCCTTGCGTGCCAGCGATCCTGCACCTGCGCCGGGCTGTCGCGCAGCGCATCGTCGAGGCTCCGCGGTGTAAAGCCGATGGCCTTTACAAAGGCATCGCCATCTCCGGCATTGCCCGCCACCATCTGAACCAGGCTGTTGGTCGAGATGGGGCCGTCGCCGGCCCTGTCGCCGATCCATCCCAGCAATCGCATCAGCGGCATCGGTACATGCACGAAGCGGGAAGAACCAAAGCCCAGCCACGCCCGATACCGGGCAAGTATATCCTTCAGGCTCATCGTATCCGGCCCGGCCGGCTCGAGCGTTTTGCACGACGCTATGCCGCCCTCGCACGCGATCCGCACCGCGCGGGCCAAATCCCGGACGTGGATCGGGGAAAATGTGAAATCCCCCGAATCGGGCAACGGCACAGCCAGCGGCAGGCCCGCCATACCTCGGATCAACGATGTTCCCCCGTAACTCCCATCGCCATAGACGAGCGATGGCCGAAGAATGACCCACTCAACGCCGGAGGAGCGAAGCACCGCCTCGCCCGAAAGTTTGGACAGCGAATAATCCGTCGCGACATCCGGGCGCGCACTGATGGCCGAGATCAGCACGGCCCGCTTTACTTCAGCCCTCGCGGCGGCTTCATAAAGCGCCTGCGGCATGTCGACATGGATCATATTCATGTCCCGCCCACGCAGCACCCCTGCCGCGTTGACGACAGCGTCTACTCCGTCGAGATGGCCCGACCAATCTTCGGCACGAAGCATATGGGCGAGGTCGAGCGCGGCAAACCTGGCCGCCGGAAACGCGACGATCAAATCCTGCCTCGGCCGGATCACCCCCACAACATCATGTCCGGCAGCGAGCAAATCGGACATAATATGACGGCCAATAAATCCGCCAGCGCCAAGCAATAATATTCGCATGAATCCCCCGTCGGCTTTCCTAGCACCGGCTCGAAAACGAATGAAGACCAGCTGATGGATTTCCATTGTAGCTTACTCGCGGGCCACCCCGATTGACCTCCCGCCCCGATCGTCGCACCATCGCGCCATGACGCTCCACATCACCCCCAGCGGTCAGGCGTGCGGCGCCCGCGTCACCGGCATCGACCTGACCCGGCCGCTCGATGCCGCCACCATCGCCGACATCCGCGCCGCGTGGCTCGACCATCATGTCCTCGCCTTCCCCGATCAACGGATGAGCGACGACGATCTCGAACGCTTCACCGCTGCGTTCGGCGGCTTCGGCGACGATCCCTTCATCAAGCCCATCCCCGGCCGCGAGCATGTCATCGCGGTCAAGCGCCGCGCCGACGAAACCGCGCCTTTGTTCGCCGAAAATTGGCACAGCGACTGGAGTTTTCAGGCGCATCCGCCCGCGGGAACCTGCCTGTTCGGCATCACCATCCCGCCCGTCGGCGGCAACACCGAATTTGCCAACCAGCACACCGCGCTCGACGCGATGCCCGCCGATCTTCGCGCGCGCGTCGAGGGATTGCAGGCGATCCACAGCGCCCGCGGCGGTTATGCGCCCTCGGGCATGTACGGCGCCAAAGACCAGGGCCGCAGCATGGACATCCGCTCGGGTGACGAAGCGCTGGCGACCCAGCGTCACCCCTTCATCCGCGCGCACCCCGAAACCGGGCGCCAAGGCCTGTTCGGCTGCGCGGGCTATATCATCGGCTTCGACGGGATGGACGATGCCGAAGCCGTGCCGCTGATCGTCGAGCTGCTGCAATGGCAGGGGCGCGAGGAATTTCGCTACAGCCATGCGTGGGAGCCCGACATGCTCGTGATGTGGGACAACCGCTCGCTGCTCCACCGCGCGACCGGCGGCTACGACGGCCACGACCGCCTGCTCCACCGCACGACGATCGCGGCGTGGGAGGGTCAGGCCTGACGATCGCTTTGAGGTGGAGGCGGACGCCCCCTTTTTCGTCATTCCCGCGAAAGCGGGAATGACGAGGTTATGAGGCACAAAGCGTCAATTATCGACCGAAAACCGCTCGATCAGTCGCGCGCTCCCTTGGCGAGCGTGCCGACCACCCCCCACGCGATCAGCGCCTGCCCCGCGAAATAGAGCGGCCAGACGAACCACAAAGTGACGTCCCTGCTCAGCGCGCCGCCCTCGCCCGCAAAAATGAACAGGTCGCTGGCGAGGAACAACATCGCGCCGATCCCGGTGCGATAGCGCGGAAAGCGGCTCGCCCAGGCACTCGCCGCCATGGCGGCGACGAGCGCGGTATAGCCGACCGCCGCGCCCATCTGACCGGCTTCGCCGTGCCGGGTCAGCGCCCAGGCGATCGCCAGCGCCAGCGGCACGACGGCAAGGACGAGCAGGCGCTGCGACCCCGTCAGCACAGGTCGGCGATTGCGCAGATAAAGCGTGATGGCGATCACGTGTCCGATCGCAAAGGCGGCCGCACCCTGCAGCAGTCCGATCGCATCGAGCATCCAGTCGCCGAGCGCCCCGAAACCGAGCGCGGCGGCGATCAACCGTCCGTCGGCGTTCCGCGCGTTGACCGCGGCCCAGATCGCCAGCAACGCGACGCCCGATGTCTTCCACAGGTCGACGGCGGCGCCGTCCCAGCGCTGATGAACCGCGACGAAAAAGCTGATCCCGCCGACCAGCGCCGCGAGCCACAGCCAGCGCGCGCGATCCCAACCTTGCTCTTCGTTCATCATCCGCCCCTTTGCATCTTGTCCGTAACCGGACTAGTGCGCGGCGCACCCAGTGCAAGTCAACGGATAGGGTAAATGACCCACGACATTCACATCATCGGCGGCGGCCTCGCGGGCTCCGAAGCGGCATGGCAACTCGCCGAGGCGGGCTATCGCGTGCGCCTGTCCGAAATGCGCGGGGGCGGCGACATGACTCCGGCGCATCAGGGCGACACGCTCGCCGAGATGGTCTGCTCGAACAGCTTTCGCAGCGACGACGGCGACAGCAACGCCGTCGGTCTGCTCCACCGCGAAATGCGCAGTCTCGGCTCGATCATCATGCGCGAGGCCGATGCGACGAAAGTTCCCGCGGGCTCGGCGCTCGCGGTCGACCGCGACCTCTTCTCGGGCGGCGTCACCCGCGCGCTGTCGGCGCATCCCAACATCGCCATCGTCCGCGAGCGCGTCGATACGCTTCCCGACGACGGCCTGACCATCGTCGCGACCGGCCCGCTCACCGCGCCCGGCCTCGCGACCAGCATCGGCGCCGCGACCGGCAAGGACGCGCTCGCTTTCTTCGATGCGATCGCGCCGATCGTCTACCGCGACAGCATCGACATGGACGTCGCCTGGATGGCGAGCCGCTGGGACAAGGTCGGGCCGATCGGCGACGGCAAGGATTATATCAACTGCCCGATGGACAAGGACCAATATCACGCCTTCGTCCAGGGGCTGATCGACGGCGACAAGACCGATTTCAAGGATTGGGAGACCGACACCCCCTATTTCGAAGGCTGCATGCCGATCGAGGTGATGGCCGAACGCGGGGTCGAAACATTGCGCTTTGGCCCGATGAAAGGCGTCGGGCTCGACAATCCGCGCACCGGCCGCTGGCCCTATGCCGTCGTCCAGCTCCGCCAGGACAATGCGCTCGGCACTTTGTGGAACATGGTCGGCTTCCAGACCAAGCTCAAGCATGGCGCGCAGGTCGAGCTGTTCCGCACCATCCCCGGTCTGGAAAAGGCCGAATTCGCGCGGCTGGGCGGGCTTCACCGCAACAGTTTCATCCGCTCGCCCGAACTGCTCGACGGCCAGCTTCGCCTCAAATCGGCGCCGCATATCCGCTTCGCGGGGCAGATCACCGGCTGCGAAGGCTATGTCGAAAGCGCCGCGATCGGCCTGATCGCCGCGCGCTTCGCCGCCGCCGAACTCGGCGGCCGCACCCTGCCCCCGCCGCCCCCCGAAACCGCGCTCGGCGCGCTGCTCGGGCACATCACCGGCGGCGCCGATGCGGCGAGCTATCAGCCGATGAACGTCAATTTCGGCCTCTTCCCCCCACTCGCCGAGGAGGTGCGGAAAAAGGACCGCAAACTGGGCTATACCCAGCGCGCCGGGACGGCGCTGGCTGGGTGGATGAAAGCGGCGATTTGACCGTCGCCCCCGCCTGCGCGGGGGCGACGATGATTGGCTATCAGCAACGACACTTCGGCTTCGCGGCCCGTTTCGGCGCCGTCGTCGCAAATTCGGTGCGCGTCAGGTCGCCCGATCGGTCGCCGTCGGCCCCGGCGAAGCGTTCGCCCGTCGTCACCGCCCATTCCTCGAAGGTCAGCAGATTATTGCCGTCCTTGTCGAGCTTGCGGAACGCCGCGGTGCGCGACGACATCAGTTCGACGCGGCTGATCCGGTCGTTACGGTCGCGGTCGAAACGGTTGAAGCGCCGCTCCTCGCGCGACGCTTCCTTCGCGGCGGGGAGCGCGGGCGGCGGCGCCCCACGCTTCGGCGCCTGGGCGCCCGCTTGTGGGATTGCCGGCAAGCGCGGCGGCGGTTCGGGCAGCACCGCCTCGTCGGCGATCTGGCTATAGCCCTTCCACATGAAGAGCCCGCCGGTGAGCAAAAGCGCGCTCGCCACGCCGCCGATCAAGAATCTGGAAACCGTCATCAGCCCCTCCCGCCGAACCGACTTGCTATCATGGCCCGCCGATGGCCAACAGCTAACGCCGCCATATTGGCCGTAAATATTGATCGATATGCTTGTTCAAAATGGCCCAGATCATTGCTATATCCGATCAATGCAAAATTACCTGCCCTCGCTCAAACAGATGCAATATCTCGTCGCGCTCCACGAGCACGGCCATTTCGGCCGCGCCGCCGATGCCTGCAACGTCACCCAGTCGACGCTGTCGGCGGGGATTCGCGAGCTTGAAACGCTGCTCGGCCAGACGCTGGTCGAACGCA
This window contains:
- the gyrA gene encoding DNA gyrase subunit A, which gives rise to MTEENPQLPPPTDGVSPINIVDEMKTSYLDYAMSVIVSRALPDVRDGLKPVHRRILYSAFESGYVAGRPYRKSARIVGDVMGKYHPHGDSSIYDALARMTQDWSMSVPLVDGQGNFGSMDPDPPAAMRYTESRLAKVANTLLGDLDKDTVDFQPNYDGSESEPTVLPARYPNLLVNGAGGIAVGMATNIPPHNLGEVINATLATIDNPAITLDELMAIIPGPDFPTGAMMLGQGGARLAYATGRGSIMMRSTYVIEESRGDRQSIVLTAIPFQVGKSGLVEKIAEAARDKRIEGVADIRDESNREGVRVVIELKRDATAEVVLNQLWRHTPAQSSFPANMLAIRGGRPEMMGLKTILEAFITFREEVITRRCKFELGKARDRAHILLGLVVAVSNLDEVVRIIRGSASPALARDALLAREWPIGDIAPYIRLVEAIEGEVDDSATYRLSEVQVKAILDLRLHRLTALGRDEIGKELKELADEIEELLSILANRDKLVAVMCEELIAVRDEFAKPRRTQLAPAADGIDDEDLIEREEMVVTVTLDGYIKRTPLDTFRAQRRGGKGRAGMATKDEDVVTELFVTSTHTPVLFFSTMGKVYRMKVWRLPEGGPATRGRPMINLLPLAQGETISTVLPLPEDEGEWGKLHVMFATAKGHVRRNSMDAFTNVPSNGKIAMKFEGEDEDDRLIGVALLGENDDVLLATRQGKAIRFAGDDVREFQSRNSTGVRGMRLASGDEVISLSIVHRGGMRDQDEREDYLRFAPWKAEKEGTPAMDADRFAELAGREQFILTVCANGYGKLSSAYEYRRTGRGGQGITNIDNIARNGLVVASFPATQAHQLMLVTDQAKLIRMGLDSLRVIGRGSAGVRLFDVANNEHVVSAALIEDSDEEEGEDGDGTAETPATEAPSE
- a CDS encoding DUF952 domain-containing protein, yielding MTAATAFKVLTHQQWADFERERVFRGAPVDIADGYIHLSTAEQLEATLAKHFAGQGDLMIAEIDLAQFGDAVRWEEAREGALFPHLYAELPMHAVVGLRKRD
- a CDS encoding DUF2269 family protein, producing the protein MDPYLLWKWLHIVSSTVLFGFGAGTAWYFWNAHLTGDPALISRVGRMVVRADWIFTGTSGILQPVSGVVLVHLAGFSLFESWLVAAYALYAIAFLCWVPVVWLQIKTQRLAQTAAENGTLLDQDYHRAMRLWFALGWPAFLGLMAVFWLMVAKPVLW
- a CDS encoding SDR family oxidoreductase yields the protein MEIHQLVFIRFRAGARKADGGFMRILLLGAGGFIGRHIMSDLLAAGHDVVGVIRPRQDLIVAFPAARFAALDLAHMLRAEDWSGHLDGVDAVVNAAGVLRGRDMNMIHVDMPQALYEAAARAEVKRAVLISAISARPDVATDYSLSKLSGEAVLRSSGVEWVILRPSLVYGDGSYGGTSLIRGMAGLPLAVPLPDSGDFTFSPIHVRDLARAVRIACEGGIASCKTLEPAGPDTMSLKDILARYRAWLGFGSSRFVHVPMPLMRLLGWIGDRAGDGPISTNSLVQMVAGNAGDGDAFVKAIGFTPRSLDDALRDSPAQVQDRWHARLFFLVPVLKAALLLMWLISAWMGLRHGAEQAKAFADGIGLSSAWADPLRIGSSLLDIAIAAHLLLARSAMRTARVQLAVVLGYTVVIGLALPLQWLDPLGSLIKNLPIMVAIAIYGVIGDKR
- a CDS encoding TauD/TfdA dioxygenase family protein, with the protein product MTLHITPSGQACGARVTGIDLTRPLDAATIADIRAAWLDHHVLAFPDQRMSDDDLERFTAAFGGFGDDPFIKPIPGREHVIAVKRRADETAPLFAENWHSDWSFQAHPPAGTCLFGITIPPVGGNTEFANQHTALDAMPADLRARVEGLQAIHSARGGYAPSGMYGAKDQGRSMDIRSGDEALATQRHPFIRAHPETGRQGLFGCAGYIIGFDGMDDAEAVPLIVELLQWQGREEFRYSHAWEPDMLVMWDNRSLLHRATGGYDGHDRLLHRTTIAAWEGQA
- a CDS encoding lysoplasmalogenase encodes the protein MNEEQGWDRARWLWLAALVGGISFFVAVHQRWDGAAVDLWKTSGVALLAIWAAVNARNADGRLIAAALGFGALGDWMLDAIGLLQGAAAFAIGHVIAITLYLRNRRPVLTGSQRLLVLAVVPLALAIAWALTRHGEAGQMGAAVGYTALVAAMAASAWASRFPRYRTGIGAMLFLASDLFIFAGEGGALSRDVTLWFVWPLYFAGQALIAWGVVGTLAKGARD
- the trmFO gene encoding methylenetetrahydrofolate--tRNA-(uracil(54)-C(5))-methyltransferase (FADH(2)-oxidizing) TrmFO yields the protein MTHDIHIIGGGLAGSEAAWQLAEAGYRVRLSEMRGGGDMTPAHQGDTLAEMVCSNSFRSDDGDSNAVGLLHREMRSLGSIIMREADATKVPAGSALAVDRDLFSGGVTRALSAHPNIAIVRERVDTLPDDGLTIVATGPLTAPGLATSIGAATGKDALAFFDAIAPIVYRDSIDMDVAWMASRWDKVGPIGDGKDYINCPMDKDQYHAFVQGLIDGDKTDFKDWETDTPYFEGCMPIEVMAERGVETLRFGPMKGVGLDNPRTGRWPYAVVQLRQDNALGTLWNMVGFQTKLKHGAQVELFRTIPGLEKAEFARLGGLHRNSFIRSPELLDGQLRLKSAPHIRFAGQITGCEGYVESAAIGLIAARFAAAELGGRTLPPPPPETALGALLGHITGGADAASYQPMNVNFGLFPPLAEEVRKKDRKLGYTQRAGTALAGWMKAAI